A genome region from Acinetobacter lwoffii includes the following:
- a CDS encoding NF038104 family lipoprotein, producing the protein MIKVLAVVVCVLFLQGCIHKVVTVPVKVAYKTTKVAVKGTAAVVGAVIPDGDDEEDDKKSKKDKD; encoded by the coding sequence ATGATAAAAGTGTTAGCAGTAGTTGTATGTGTTTTATTCCTGCAAGGCTGTATTCATAAAGTGGTCACGGTTCCTGTCAAGGTGGCTTATAAAACCACAAAAGTCGCAGTCAAAGGTACTGCGGCTGTTGTGGGTGCAGTGATCCCGGATGGGGATGACGAAGAAGATGATAAAAAATCAAAAAAAGATAAGGATTAA
- a CDS encoding tRNA-(ms[2]io[6]A)-hydroxylase produces the protein MSNINYDELMQPVIAFLGCETPQAWLDMAVENLEILMQDHANCEKKAASTAMNLMFRYSYFVDLQVKLAQLVREEMLHYEQVLELMNKRGQAWQNLSAGRYAGGLRKEIRTFEPEALIDVLVIGAFVEARSCERFYALASRVDDELARYYRYLLKSESRHFEDYLALAMDVATTAKLKNPKEDIQERILHIREVEKQLILTPDETFRFHSGVPAQAA, from the coding sequence ATGTCGAATATTAATTATGATGAACTGATGCAGCCGGTGATTGCGTTCCTCGGTTGTGAAACACCACAAGCATGGCTGGATATGGCAGTCGAAAATCTTGAAATCTTAATGCAAGATCATGCCAACTGTGAAAAAAAAGCAGCCAGCACGGCCATGAACCTGATGTTCCGCTATAGTTATTTTGTTGATCTACAGGTAAAGCTTGCACAGCTGGTGCGTGAAGAAATGCTGCATTATGAGCAAGTACTTGAATTGATGAACAAGCGCGGTCAGGCTTGGCAGAACTTGAGTGCAGGGCGTTATGCCGGTGGTTTGCGTAAGGAAATCCGGACTTTTGAACCTGAAGCCTTGATTGATGTCTTGGTGATTGGTGCCTTTGTAGAAGCGCGTTCCTGTGAGCGTTTTTACGCGCTTGCTTCGCGTGTTGATGATGAATTGGCACGTTACTACCGCTACCTGCTCAAGTCCGAATCTCGCCATTTTGAAGACTATCTGGCTTTGGCGATGGATGTGGCTACCACAGCGAAACTGAAAAATCCGAAAGAGGATATTCAGGAGCGAATCCTGCATATTCGTGAAGTTGAAAAACAGCTAATTCTCACGCCTGATGAAACTTTCCGTTTTCATAGCGGTGTTCCGGCTCAAGCGGCTTAA
- the era gene encoding GTPase Era — translation MTTHSDHIDADHESQSDSHDLISQFFSAQGTEIPSDYRSGFVAIVGRPNVGKSTLMNHILGQKLSITSRKPQTTRHKIVGIDSREKSQAVFVDTPGMHKKEVRAINKMMNRAAHSALRDVNLVLFVVDAQKWTPNDDLVLEKLKNAEMPVILVINKLDTFENKNEALPLIREREKLMNFAEIVPVSALRGANLEHLRDTIAKYLPFQPPLYSLDQLTDRSERFLASEIIREKIMRQLGEELPYDLTVQIESFKTEEPVLNEKTGRMKAACTYIDATIFVDRPSQKAIVIGEKGVKLKKIGMDARLDMEKMFEQKIMLTLWVKVKGGWSDDERALKSLGYSDI, via the coding sequence ATGACTACTCATTCCGATCACATTGATGCTGATCACGAGTCGCAAAGCGACAGTCACGACCTTATTAGTCAATTTTTTAGTGCACAAGGCACCGAGATCCCATCGGATTATCGTAGTGGTTTTGTTGCCATTGTAGGTCGCCCGAATGTGGGTAAATCTACCTTAATGAACCATATTCTGGGTCAAAAACTTTCGATTACCTCACGTAAACCACAAACTACACGTCATAAAATCGTGGGGATTGATTCACGTGAAAAATCTCAGGCGGTATTTGTCGATACACCGGGGATGCATAAAAAAGAAGTCCGTGCCATCAATAAAATGATGAACCGTGCGGCACATTCGGCTTTACGCGATGTGAACCTGGTTTTATTCGTAGTGGATGCACAAAAGTGGACGCCAAATGATGACCTGGTTCTGGAAAAGCTGAAAAATGCTGAAATGCCAGTGATTCTGGTGATCAACAAGCTCGATACTTTTGAAAACAAGAACGAAGCTTTGCCGCTGATTCGTGAACGCGAAAAGCTGATGAACTTTGCGGAAATCGTACCGGTATCTGCGCTTCGTGGTGCCAATCTTGAACATTTACGTGACACGATTGCCAAGTATCTTCCGTTCCAGCCACCACTATACTCACTGGATCAACTGACCGATCGTTCAGAGCGTTTCCTGGCGTCTGAAATTATCCGTGAAAAGATCATGCGTCAGCTGGGTGAAGAGCTTCCATACGATTTGACCGTTCAGATCGAATCATTCAAAACTGAAGAGCCGGTCTTGAATGAAAAAACGGGTCGTATGAAAGCTGCCTGTACCTATATTGATGCCACGATTTTTGTCGATCGTCCGAGCCAAAAAGCCATTGTGATTGGCGAGAAAGGTGTCAAACTGAAGAAAATCGGTATGGATGCGCGTCTCGACATGGAAAAAATGTTCGAGCAAAAAATCATGCTAACCCTTTGGGTGAAAGTCAAAGGTGGCTGGTCTGATGATGAGCGTGCATTAAAAAGCTTAGGTTATAGTGATATCTAA
- the recO gene encoding DNA repair protein RecO, whose translation MRNEVLHGYLIHHRKYRERSHIVHLFTQEYGRVDGILRQMPPPQYQPIRLQASGKSELKNFTKLEIVNQPIFFFGDAFFSGFYLNEILLRLCPLEVEMPQTFAKYAETLTALQQLSAQSNPNLYLKQILRQFEHVLLEELGYGLDFSVDANQVQINPEQHYYFQLNAGFMPSAKALRSTMSGQQILSMLTHENGGDFNPEQLQLLTKLYRQVITALLGDRPLKSRQLWIQNSQSQS comes from the coding sequence ATGCGTAATGAAGTACTGCATGGCTATTTGATTCATCATCGTAAGTACCGTGAACGCAGTCATATTGTGCATTTATTTACCCAAGAATATGGCAGGGTAGATGGTATTCTCAGGCAAATGCCACCACCACAGTATCAGCCCATTCGCTTGCAGGCTTCAGGTAAATCCGAACTCAAAAATTTTACTAAACTGGAAATTGTCAATCAGCCGATTTTCTTTTTTGGCGATGCCTTTTTCTCGGGTTTTTATTTGAATGAAATCCTGTTACGGCTATGTCCTTTAGAAGTCGAAATGCCGCAAACTTTTGCCAAATATGCTGAGACCTTGACTGCATTACAGCAATTATCCGCACAATCCAATCCAAATTTATATTTAAAACAGATCTTGCGTCAGTTTGAGCATGTTCTGCTAGAAGAACTCGGTTATGGTCTGGATTTTTCAGTAGATGCCAATCAGGTGCAGATTAATCCTGAGCAACATTATTATTTTCAGCTCAATGCTGGCTTTATGCCATCGGCTAAGGCCTTGCGCTCCACTATGTCTGGTCAACAGATTTTAAGTATGTTGACGCATGAAAATGGTGGGGATTTTAATCCGGAACAGTTACAATTACTGACGAAACTATATCGACAGGTGATCACGGCTTTGCTCGGTGATCGACCATTAAAGAGTCGACAACTCTGGATTCAAAACTCTCAATCTCAATCGTAG
- a CDS encoding MATE family efflux transporter, translating to MKKFLHLWVPIFLSNAIIMLSSLFDMIFLSHFSPQHVAALAVCLSVYSLCFVTGIGVLQGMMQELAEANGRQDYADIQRIVKQSILIILVISAVAMYLFNHVTPLLDFLKADAALQTLIVPCLWLLAWTIPAHLLLRILYILTQACGQAKRVFYANMIYLLLKVALAYVLIYGIEGYVASYGVEGAFIAHLIVQWVLLFVYYFFFLEHKLKIQWSGVFFHWQTLWKILKIGLPNAVVTFVDVFAISAIALLILPLGDIVVNAHQVMLGLLGLMFMLPMSMASAFGILVSTKIGAEQIDAAWQLSKRALMAVMLIAIVVVLTIWGLDSWIVGLFSNDAQVLALALASILLMCWMHIFDELLVISLAMLRCWRELSDRCLFLSVRCWSWA from the coding sequence ATGAAAAAGTTTCTGCATCTTTGGGTGCCTATTTTTCTCAGTAATGCCATTATTATGCTAAGTAGTTTGTTCGACATGATTTTTCTATCACATTTTTCACCTCAGCATGTGGCTGCATTGGCAGTCTGTTTGTCTGTTTATTCTTTGTGCTTTGTGACGGGTATTGGGGTGTTACAGGGCATGATGCAAGAGTTGGCAGAAGCCAATGGACGTCAGGATTATGCGGACATCCAACGTATTGTGAAGCAAAGTATTTTGATTATACTGGTGATTTCTGCTGTTGCGATGTACTTGTTTAATCATGTGACTCCTTTGCTTGATTTTTTAAAGGCAGATGCGGCCTTACAGACATTGATTGTGCCATGTCTGTGGCTATTGGCTTGGACGATTCCAGCACATTTATTGTTGCGTATTTTATATATTTTAACCCAAGCCTGTGGGCAGGCTAAGCGCGTGTTCTACGCCAATATGATCTATTTACTACTCAAAGTGGCTTTGGCTTATGTCTTGATTTATGGCATTGAGGGTTATGTTGCAAGCTATGGGGTTGAAGGTGCATTCATAGCACATTTGATTGTGCAGTGGGTACTGTTGTTTGTTTACTATTTTTTCTTCCTTGAGCATAAGTTAAAGATCCAGTGGTCTGGTGTTTTCTTTCACTGGCAGACTTTGTGGAAAATTTTAAAAATTGGATTGCCCAATGCGGTGGTGACTTTTGTGGATGTATTTGCCATCAGCGCGATTGCTTTGCTGATCTTGCCTTTGGGTGACATTGTTGTGAATGCACATCAGGTGATGCTTGGTTTATTGGGCTTGATGTTTATGTTGCCGATGTCGATGGCATCCGCCTTCGGTATTTTGGTGTCGACTAAAATCGGTGCGGAGCAGATTGATGCTGCATGGCAACTCAGTAAGCGGGCACTGATGGCTGTGATGTTAATAGCTATCGTTGTTGTGTTGACTATTTGGGGCTTAGATAGTTGGATTGTAGGGTTATTTAGCAATGATGCGCAGGTGCTTGCATTAGCCTTGGCATCGATCTTGTTAATGTGTTGGATGCATATCTTTGATGAGCTACTGGTGATTAGTTTGGCAATGCTACGTTGCTGGCGAGAATTGTCAGACCGATGTTTATTTTTATCAGTACGGTGCTGGTCGTGGGCTTAG
- a CDS encoding PaaI family thioesterase: MNPKEMSGLALLEAMRDEKIPAPSISETMSMQPAVIKSGHVEFKVKADHRHLNPLGGVHGGFAATVLDTVTGCAIHTLLEAGVGYGTIDLNVKMCRPIPQNQPLKAVGKSINLSRNLGISEGQILDEEGRLYAHATATCMIIRTE; encoded by the coding sequence ATGAACCCAAAAGAAATGAGCGGTTTAGCATTACTGGAAGCGATGCGTGATGAAAAAATCCCGGCCCCAAGTATTAGCGAAACCATGTCGATGCAACCAGCAGTGATTAAAAGCGGACATGTAGAATTTAAGGTAAAAGCTGATCATCGACATTTAAATCCGCTTGGCGGCGTCCATGGTGGTTTTGCTGCAACCGTTTTGGATACCGTGACAGGCTGCGCGATTCATACTTTACTTGAAGCAGGTGTCGGTTATGGCACCATTGATCTGAATGTAAAGATGTGCCGCCCCATACCTCAGAATCAGCCACTGAAAGCCGTAGGAAAATCAATTAATCTCAGTAGAAATTTAGGTATTTCTGAAGGTCAGATTCTGGATGAAGAAGGTCGCCTGTATGCTCATGCCACTGCGACCTGTATGATTATTCGGACTGAATGA
- the pdxJ gene encoding pyridoxine 5'-phosphate synthase, translating into MAALLGVNIDHVATLRQARGTTYPDPVNAALICEQAGAEGITLHLREDRRHIQDDDVRRMGPALKTRMNLELAVTDEMIAFAKEIKPQHVCFVPEKRQEVTTEGGLDVVGNFDAVKAATQELAAIGCDVSLFIDADFAQIDAAVACGAPTIEIHTGAYADAETPEAQQAELERIVKGVEYAAAKGLVVNAGHGLNLDNVMPIAAIPQIHELNIGHSLIADAVFVGLAQAVQQMKAVIKSAR; encoded by the coding sequence ATGGCTGCATTACTTGGTGTCAATATTGACCATGTCGCAACATTAAGACAAGCACGTGGTACGACGTACCCAGACCCAGTCAATGCTGCATTGATCTGCGAACAGGCAGGGGCAGAAGGCATTACCTTGCACTTGCGTGAAGACCGTCGTCACATTCAGGATGACGATGTACGTCGTATGGGTCCTGCGTTAAAAACCCGTATGAATCTTGAGTTGGCAGTGACTGATGAAATGATCGCCTTTGCCAAGGAAATCAAGCCTCAGCATGTTTGCTTTGTGCCTGAAAAACGTCAGGAAGTGACCACTGAGGGTGGTTTGGATGTCGTGGGTAATTTTGATGCTGTAAAAGCAGCAACTCAAGAGCTGGCAGCTATTGGTTGTGATGTATCTTTATTTATTGATGCTGATTTTGCACAAATTGATGCAGCAGTTGCTTGTGGTGCACCGACGATTGAGATTCACACAGGCGCCTATGCCGATGCAGAAACTCCAGAAGCGCAACAAGCGGAACTTGAACGCATTGTGAAAGGTGTAGAGTATGCAGCTGCCAAAGGTCTGGTGGTCAATGCAGGCCATGGTTTAAATCTGGATAACGTGATGCCAATCGCCGCGATTCCACAGATTCATGAGCTCAATATTGGTCATTCTTTAATTGCGGATGCGGTATTTGTCGGTCTGGCACAAGCTGTTCAGCAAATGAAAGCCGTGATTAAGTCAGCGCGTTAA